A part of Lactobacillus sp. ESL0700 genomic DNA contains:
- a CDS encoding PTS sugar transporter subunit IIB — translation MKKILVACGAGVVTSTSAMNKLQEELTNRGIDSDKYTLGQSSVAQVESLANDYDLVITTTQYDNDAIKIPVINGLPLLTNIGVDAVIDEIIDKLDLN, via the coding sequence ATGAAAAAGATTTTAGTTGCCTGTGGTGCAGGAGTAGTTACTAGTACTAGTGCAATGAACAAGTTGCAAGAAGAACTAACTAATCGTGGAATTGATAGCGATAAATATACTTTGGGCCAATCTTCAGTTGCTCAAGTTGAATCACTCGCAAATGATTATGACTTGGTAATCACAACAACACAATATGATAATGATGCAATTAAGATTCCAGTAATTAATGGATTGCCATTATTAACTAACATTGGCGTTGATGCTGTAATTGACGAAATTATTGATAAGTTGGATCTTAATTAA
- a CDS encoding PTS transporter subunit IIC, whose amino-acid sequence MKPIIDFIMYIVGLGPTVLIPIIMLIFGLCVRVPFTKALRGGLMVGIGFIGLNATVSILTDVMNPAIKNMIQVMHLNLQVIDVGWPSASAIAYGTAVGVSMIPLGIAINILMLVTKTTSTIDVDIWDFWHFAFSGSLVYALTKDIVLSLFLASVNMIVIMVTADRTAPLSEKYLGLPGISIPHGYAGSFVPIAIVFNWIIDKIPGVNKIHMDAKDFNKKFGSWGEPTLLGFAIGIIIGILAYGFIPGMTIATKLGKIMLMGVTLSAVMIITPKMAALLLQGVVPVSNAIQAFTQKKFSGKRKIYIGMDTAVGIGSPVVLACATLMIPVALLFAFILPGNQFLPTIGLVGFVFMFPLIVSITHGDFFRSFIIGAVNVVIGLWIGTNLAPLVTKCARAAHFALPKGSSMISSIDYGSNPYPWLIVQVAPFKIAAYVIGIILIVGLCWWNRKKIVAEESQLAASKSKK is encoded by the coding sequence ATGAAACCGATTATTGATTTCATCATGTATATTGTTGGATTAGGACCAACTGTGCTAATTCCAATTATCATGCTAATCTTTGGTCTGTGCGTACGTGTACCGTTTACTAAGGCACTGCGTGGCGGTTTAATGGTTGGTATTGGTTTTATTGGGTTGAACGCCACTGTTTCAATTTTAACTGATGTAATGAATCCAGCTATTAAGAATATGATTCAAGTTATGCACCTGAACTTGCAAGTTATTGATGTTGGCTGGCCGTCAGCTTCCGCAATTGCTTATGGTACTGCAGTTGGTGTAAGTATGATTCCGTTGGGAATTGCGATTAATATCTTAATGCTAGTAACCAAGACTACTTCAACAATTGATGTTGATATTTGGGACTTTTGGCACTTTGCCTTCAGTGGTTCACTTGTTTATGCTCTAACTAAAGATATTGTTTTGAGTCTATTCTTAGCTAGTGTCAACATGATTGTGATTATGGTAACTGCCGATAGAACAGCTCCGTTATCAGAAAAATACTTGGGCTTGCCGGGGATTTCAATTCCTCATGGATATGCAGGTTCATTTGTTCCAATTGCCATTGTCTTTAACTGGATTATTGACAAGATTCCAGGTGTTAACAAGATTCACATGGATGCTAAAGACTTCAATAAGAAGTTCGGTTCATGGGGTGAACCAACATTGTTGGGATTTGCCATTGGGATTATTATTGGTATCTTAGCTTATGGCTTTATTCCAGGCATGACGATTGCAACTAAGTTAGGTAAGATTATGTTAATGGGTGTTACTTTATCAGCTGTGATGATTATCACCCCTAAGATGGCAGCACTACTTTTACAAGGTGTTGTTCCTGTTTCAAATGCCATTCAAGCATTTACACAGAAGAAGTTCTCTGGTAAGAGAAAGATTTACATTGGGATGGATACTGCTGTTGGTATTGGTAGCCCCGTAGTCTTAGCTTGTGCTACTTTAATGATTCCAGTAGCTTTACTGTTTGCCTTTATTTTACCAGGTAACCAATTCTTACCAACTATTGGTTTGGTTGGCTTTGTCTTCATGTTCCCATTAATTGTTTCAATAACTCACGGAGATTTCTTTAGATCATTTATTATTGGTGCGGTCAACGTCGTTATCGGTTTATGGATTGGTACGAATTTAGCACCATTAGTTACTAAATGTGCTAGAGCTGCTCACTTTGCTTTGCCAAAAGGCTCATCAATGATTTCAAGTATTGACTATGGTTCTAACCCATATCCTTGGTTAATTGTTCAAGTAGCACCATTTAAGATTGCTGCTTATGTAATTGGGATTATTTTGATTGTTGGTTTATGTTGGTGGAATAGAAAGAAAATTGTTGCCGAAGAAAGTCAATTAGCAGCAAGTAAGAGTAAAAAATAA
- a CDS encoding PTS sugar transporter subunit IIA gives METFNISRRTAFNWLSSINQELQKNNLAEIVNIPRYGYKMTDQTKKVITKHDNRLQVVPKSTRTVVSALDRQTIIVLYLIGSGKNVSINELADQFACSRNTIIKDFKLIKSRFPLLTIASSRTGHQIVSSETAIRLTVYELLLHHNKLAFNFIKKLNYSVTATRKLVVQAQQKLQMSFSENSIQQLTYWLMFSNWRISHHHHLQDNDDDYSWIAANTKGVLTTCSKLLLKLTNQDCLKGEVTFLSKIMLCSQATEVTCVKPSLYHDLANIAQEIIFRYEQLTEQQISYKLFTKVLCNHLYATFFRVKFGIPFSSNEVDEIKRQYPELIKFTAVACAPLEQYLQKKLPTEEVALICLYFGSISSKGYQDFSNGDKLKRASLAEVLVVCSSGIGTSAMLYHELSRLYPLIKFSPPLEIRDLEQIFANTYQARLIVSTAPLNAVAYPIPIVNVKAVLTKHDQSIIESFLREKVPRKIEHNASAVDSLVSIINEYADVKDESGLRLSLDKFIFPENNKSSHSDLPNLGNLLPAKRIKFIHNRNDLSWQQVLQAGCDLLEQDGVVDHLYFQKISDLINKYGPYMLISSNIFLAHAAPSSSSKAVGLSLVLLDHPLVIQAHGQKATIICMFVLSPGVQREHERALEQLVDIIRSEKNVNKLLKAKTSQDVRKFLLSFS, from the coding sequence ATGGAAACTTTTAATATTTCACGCAGAACAGCTTTTAATTGGCTAAGCTCAATCAATCAGGAATTACAAAAAAATAATTTAGCAGAAATTGTTAATATCCCACGCTATGGTTATAAAATGACCGATCAAACCAAAAAGGTAATAACTAAGCATGATAATAGATTGCAAGTTGTGCCTAAGTCGACAAGAACAGTTGTTAGTGCGCTTGACCGGCAAACGATTATTGTTCTTTATTTAATCGGTAGTGGCAAAAACGTTTCAATTAATGAATTAGCTGACCAGTTTGCTTGTTCTCGTAATACGATTATTAAGGATTTTAAACTAATTAAGTCCCGTTTTCCGTTATTAACAATTGCTAGCTCGCGAACTGGGCATCAAATTGTTAGTAGTGAAACTGCTATTAGATTGACTGTCTATGAATTACTGCTTCATCATAATAAATTAGCATTTAACTTTATTAAAAAGCTGAATTATTCAGTAACGGCAACAAGAAAGTTGGTCGTTCAGGCGCAACAAAAGCTGCAGATGAGTTTTTCTGAAAATTCTATTCAGCAATTAACTTATTGGTTAATGTTTAGTAACTGGCGCATTAGTCATCACCACCATCTTCAAGATAATGATGATGACTATTCATGGATTGCTGCTAATACTAAAGGTGTGTTGACTACATGTTCAAAGCTACTTTTAAAGTTAACCAATCAGGACTGTTTAAAGGGTGAGGTCACTTTTCTTAGTAAAATAATGCTTTGTTCACAGGCGACTGAAGTTACTTGTGTAAAACCAAGTTTATATCATGACCTTGCCAATATTGCACAAGAAATAATTTTTCGTTATGAACAGCTAACAGAACAACAAATTTCGTATAAGTTGTTTACTAAAGTGTTGTGTAATCATCTTTATGCCACCTTTTTCAGGGTCAAGTTTGGGATTCCCTTTTCTTCAAATGAAGTTGATGAAATTAAGCGGCAATATCCAGAGCTGATCAAGTTCACTGCGGTTGCATGTGCGCCACTTGAACAATATTTACAAAAGAAATTGCCAACTGAAGAAGTAGCATTAATTTGTTTATATTTTGGTTCAATTAGTAGCAAAGGCTATCAAGATTTTTCAAATGGGGATAAGCTCAAGCGGGCATCTTTAGCTGAAGTGCTAGTTGTGTGCTCTAGCGGCATTGGAACTTCGGCCATGCTCTATCATGAGCTTAGTCGCCTGTACCCGTTAATTAAATTTTCTCCACCGCTTGAAATTCGTGACCTAGAGCAAATTTTTGCCAATACATATCAGGCACGGTTAATTGTCAGCACTGCACCACTTAATGCAGTGGCTTATCCGATACCAATTGTTAATGTCAAAGCAGTTTTGACTAAGCATGATCAGAGCATTATTGAAAGCTTTTTACGTGAGAAAGTTCCTCGTAAAATTGAGCATAATGCGAGTGCAGTCGATAGTTTGGTATCAATTATTAATGAATATGCGGATGTTAAAGATGAAAGTGGCTTAAGATTAAGTCTAGATAAATTTATTTTTCCTGAAAACAATAAGAGTAGTCATAGCGACTTACCTAATTTGGGCAATCTATTACCAGCGAAGCGAATAAAATTTATCCATAATAGGAATGATTTGTCTTGGCAGCAAGTTTTACAGGCTGGTTGTGATTTACTTGAACAAGATGGGGTAGTTGACCATTTATATTTCCAAAAGATAAGTGACCTGATTAATAAGTATGGCCCGTATATGTTAATCAGTAGCAATATCTTTTTAGCTCATGCTGCTCCAAGCAGTAGTAGTAAAGCAGTTGGCTTATCCTTAGTTTTATTAGATCATCCACTTGTGATTCAGGCTCATGGTCAAAAAGCTACCATAATTTGCATGTTTGTTTTATCCCCTGGCGTGCAGCGAGAACATGAACGAGCGCTAGAACAGTTAGTTGATATTATCAGAAGTGAAAAGAACGTCAATAAATTGCTAAAAGCTAAGACTTCACAGGATGTGCGCAAGTTCTTGCTATCATTTAGCTAA